CTTAATCCAAGAAATCTATTTTTTCCAAAGCCAAGTTTGTCAAGAACAGCAAAAAAGGTAGTCCCACTCTAAGCGGTCAAAAGCTTTTTCCACATCTAAAGATATAATTTCCTCAGGGATAGGGGAGAAGctagtaataaataaaatgttcaaaagtcTATTTATATTTGAGAATAGGTACCATCGTTTAATAAACCCAGTTTGGTCATCTGAGACGATTGAAGGAAGGATGGGGTCTAAATGTGTAGCTATCACTGTTGCTAGAATTTTATGCTCATTGCAGAGTAAACTAATTGGTCGGTAAGAGCCACATAAGGTTgggtttttgtcttttttcaggaTAAGTCAGATTGTTGCTTGAGTAAAAGTTGGGGGTAAGCAGCCACTGTCTAGCAACTCGTTGAACACTTCCAGAAGACGTGGCGACAGTTTATCCTTGAACTTTTTATAAAACTCTATACCAAAGCTGTCCGGACCTGGTGTTTTTCCACTACTCATCGAGCTGATTGCTTCTGCAATTTCCTGGATTGTGATGGGGCAGTCCAGGTTCTGTGCCATGGTAGGGTCTAAAGTGGGAAGATGTAAATCATAAGGAATACATAATATCTGGATTTGGGTGGTGTTCAGATGTATAAAGCGAGGAGTAATAGCAAAAATCGTGTTGATTTCCTTGGGATGGGAGGTCAAATTGCTCAGTCTCCTGACCTTATGAGCAAATAATCGACTGCCTTTATCACCATGTTCATATATTAAACCGTGTGAGCGCAAGATAAATCGAGGGATTCATTGTGCTGGGGTCATCAGGGGAGGAAGGCCTGAGGGAAGTGCTCTCCGACTGGGAAGAGCTTGCGGTTAGTGCCATTGTAGCAACATGAGTTCGTGGGGATGTTTGCATGACAGAGGTGGAAAAAACTGGCTTAGAGCCAGCCTTCTCTCTCAGCTGTCTTGATATCTTTGGTTTAAAATGAGTCTACGGTCTGAAAACAGATGTTTTACTAAGAATGAAAGTGTAAAAGGTCACCTGTTCGCTTTTAAATGAACTATGTTCTGGGGAGATGTTCATGTTCTCTGTTCAGTTTTACCTCATTGTCTGTTGGTCACATTATGTGATTTAACTTTACgtgtttacattttcacatataATGTCAGTGTTGTTTTGTACCATGTCCAGTGTTATTTAGTCCATTACTCCAGTCCACATCTTCTGGATTTCATTACTGCATATGACATCATTGCTGCAGGACAGATAAGAGCAGCTGTTCTGTGCACCCTCACTCGTTAGATTTCGTTCTGAACTCTGTGCTCTCTGCCTTCTAGATTTCTTGTATGTTATGTAGATATTCTGTGTATTAAAAGTTGATTAGCTTGTATTAGTACAATACTAATTGTGTCACTGATCATGCCtgttgtgtgtaaataaataaagaagaaaaaatcttattttaggTGTTTTGTTCATTCTTAGTTTCAATTGTATGTGGAGCTTGCCAACTAGGGATACAGTCTTGCTCCCCTTTCCTTTAAGTGTTTTTGTCTGCTGTGTTAAAAGAAAAGATAAACTAAAGGCCTCTCCTGACTCTTCTTCAGCTTGCTCtaacaatatttattttcactttagccctgtttgttgtttttgcttcattcatccatattttacactacaatatatttACTTCCCATTTACCACTGTTTTTAACCTACAtcagaaataaaacattgtgtacTTTTGTGAAAATTATGTCTGGTTATACTCTGTAtaccacaaacacaaaaaagtgcaCATATTATTTGCATAATAACTAAAGTTACCCGttattttacagtcctgttcCCAGTAAATGTAGCAATTAATATGGAATGAATTGCTGTACTGAACAAAATACTTAGATACCCTACAGGTTTTACACCTTTTTCACCTGTACCTGTAACCTACACTTCTCTTGCACAAAGGCATGTATTTCCTTATGCAGTTTGGTACCAATTGCATGTAGCTTCTTAACACTCAAGGCTCAGAAGAGCCCTGTATTTCTCAGTTACTTCTATATTGGACTTACAAAGTATGCACCAAGTACTATTTGTAAATACTGCAAATTAAGAATGAAGTTTTGCATTTGGACTGCTGTATACACTTGGCATGTACTGTGTACATTTAAAGAATGAATTCAGAAACTCatttcttattattaatataattaattaagTACTACATATGTAGCTACTGAATATTTATAATACTACATGCTGTAATATGACTAATAAAGTGCTACTGAACATTACACTCATTCATGCTGCAGTACCAGCTGGTCTACAGATTGTTGCACACAGCTCATTGAGTCAGtttaagctaatgctaaccccAAAAGACCACCCATTCCTTTATGTCCTGTACTTCAAAAATGAAGAGGACCGTGGGAGGTGATTTAGCGCCTGCtctgttttgcttttcacaTGAAGCATGACTGAAACGTCCATAACTCAGACACTCAGCTAAACAGGTGAACATTAGTGTGGTTTGCGCTTGTAACATGTAAGTAAGTTCTCTGTGGTATACTGTGGTAATAACATAGTAACAAGACTAAAATAAAGTGCAACTTTGTTCATAGTATTTACATAGGTACTAGACtcttattgtcattatatgcaGAAAGGAACTAGGCAAACCACCAGATACATACTGGCATGTTTTCTGTAAAGTGATAGAAACAGGATTGTAAAATAAAGAGTAATTACTATGAAATTAATTACTGTACTGGAAAAGGGGTATATAGATATTTAGAATATTCAGTCATAGGTATCGTACAATTCTTATATCAATATTTCCTGTTTCTGTAGCTTACTGTTCTCCATCACATAGGCATCAAAGATCTGTACATCCTGAAGCAGATCGACAGTACTTGCTTTCTTCTTACATTCATTGTGGTAATTTATTAAACTTGCTAAATATGCAGCAAATATTTATTACTTGTAAACACTACACATTTACCATTACATTTAGGCTAAATACTCCTGTACTTACCTGGCACTTACCGGATAATTGCAATTACCACATggttatttcatatttttaaatatttatccAATATTAGGTATTACTGTACCATAAACATGCTGCCCAAAACTCTTATTACAGTATTACTCTTATATTGCAATATTATAAAACCTGTAGATCTGAGTTATGTGCTGACtacttcaaatgtttttttttcctcagcaaGGAGTGTGTTAGATgttataataatgaataaaattacCCTTCATATTCCTCAACTTCTCCTAATTTGTATTCATTGATAATTTCCTGTGGCATCTTGTTTTCAGTATACTCCTTGTAATTTCTCTCATCATCTTCTGTCACACCACCTTCTATTTTAAATTTGTTGCAGCTGCTTGTTTTATTAAACATGTTCTGGATCTTCACAGCGTTCACATATTTGCCCGGCTTTGAGCGAATCTGTAACAGAAAGCACTATTGAAATAACTGCctacaaaaatggaaatacagtacaataagaaatttgaatattaataaCATATCATTGACACATTATCAATGTAAACCTTATAAATCATCACTGACCTCCTTACTGACTTTACTTCTGAGCTCTTGAGCCTTTTCTTTCACAACATGGTCGGGGGCATTAGTTGTTGCTTGGATGACAGCGTGAAACAGGCAGTTCTGATTTTCTGAATTCACTGCTAGTGTTGAAGCATCAGAGCGTACAATatcaaagtgaccactgtgtgGGGTCATTTCACCCTTAATCCTACTTTTAaatttttcccattttcctCTTTCACTGTAAAagcaataattaaataatatcaAAGCTGGTAAATGTCTGTAAAAATGGCTCGTCAGTTGAACCTAAAACAATGACTTCATATGATGTGATAAAATTAATGAACTAGTTTAAGTcaattgaaataaatattttgaatgaatcaatgattcattcattcattcattaatttatttatttgattaaaaccAGTCTGATTgattgttaccacatgaagtactTTTTAGTCCGATCCAATGAGCCATTTTTTACTGTATATAGtaatttatattgttttgtctgtttgttttattactaTAAGGAGGATTTACCAGGCAAACAAAAATGGCTCAAACTTGTTAAACAGTTTTACTCACCTTTGAGGATTCTGTGGTGTTTTAGTCAGTCGGAGTGTGATGGTACCAGCTGCTGGGTTACTTCCTGTGTAAGTCTCCTCTGAGAGAAGCTTCCCTTTAGAATCTACCACAGTTACACAAATTCCTTTTCCTTCCAGTAGGTTACTCTTTGTGAGGACATGGAGCTCCAAAGCTGTGGCTTGATGTTGTTCATCAGTTATTTTATTGGCATAGGACTccgtttcatttctttttctctcagacAAAGACTCATCTTTGCGCTCTTTAGCTGATTTCAGATCGTAATGATGCTGCTGGTTGTCAAAGAAACTTTGAGTTTTGTGCCTCGCGACCAAATTGCCAACTGCTTTTCCAGTAGCGTTGTTTAGCTTTTGAGTGAATGTTGTTGTCAAGATTGATGAGCCAGAACCTGAAAAATGGTCAATCATGGCTTGTGATAGACCTTTTGAAATGGAGATAATAAGTTCATCTGCAAGTCGTTTCACATCCTGCAGCTTCTCTCTTCCATCCCATTTACATGATGCaaataatggttcttcagccAAAGACTGTAAAAATGCTGGAACAAACTTGCTGTCAATGGTCTTTTTTGTAGGAATGGctgaaaacatttcataaatACTGGTAGAGATTTTTGCTGTAGTAAACAGTACCTTAATACAGATGTGAGGTCGATCTGCAACAAACTCTGCTGATTTGTCCCAGACCTGTGAGAGTGCATTAATGGTCTGATGTACTTCGTTACAGTTTTTCAGTAAGTTGCTCACAGTAGAATTCGTTTTTAAATGAACATGATCTTTAATATCATACTCCAAGTTTTTGTCAATCTTGTAGGTAGCTGGTTGTATTTCCAGGACAGCCTTTGGAATTGCTGAGCTTATAAACTCTGTGACTGCACTGACAAAGTCTTTATTGTCTTTCAGATCTGAACAGACAGAATTATTGAAAGTCTGTTGAAATCCTAGTTTGAAACTTTCTTGAACTGTAGCATCAATGCCTttgttcagtgctgtgttgACTCCTTGAATAGCTATTTCTTGGACAGCATACAtacttgcattttttaaatttaatttgacCATATTTGATGTACACAGGGTACTGAATGTCTGCGTACTTACTGATGATACTACTGATTTTACTGATGTACATGCAGACACAAAAAGTTGTTTTCCTGATTTGAGGGCACTACATGCAACACTTCTTAGGGATCTGGTGCCCTTGAGGATATTCTTGGCAGCATTTGCCACAGAAGAGACTGCTTTTTTGATAACACTGAGTCCACCACAAACCAGAGAAATACCCATGCTGATGGCTTTAGATATTGCCCATGATGCCCAGTTAAAAGTTCCATTTATCATACCCATGACTCCACTGATCATGTCAGAAACACCTTCAGATATCAAGCCAAGTCCAAACGAGGACAGTGCGCCAGATGACAAGGCACATATCAGAACTCCTGCTACCACCTGGGCCACGCCAATAAAGCAACAGATCAGAGCATCAAATGAGAACCGGGGCTTGTTTTTCACCTCAAACACAACTGCAAGACCATAATTAAGGAAGAGGCCGAATTCACTACTACATACGAAATCCTCACATGATGCTAAGCTGTAGAGTGCGGAGTCCACAGTTGTAACATCTCCTTCATCTTGTGCAAGGACTTCAagtatttttgtaatatttctcTTCCAAGACTCAAATATGTTCATCCTAGCCTGGATTTGTGACTGGAAGTTACAGCTGCCACTGTGGTGTGGTTCAAAATCACCAGTAACAGACATGGAAACTAAACTCAGTGTATTTGCTGTTTCTGACACATAAACATCAATAGCTTTCTCTGCCTCCTCGAGTAAGGCACGTGCCTCGTTTTTGTAGTTCTTCTTAGCCATGTTAATAGTAACATAAGCTTGGTTATACAGCGCAACAGCTCGGTAGTAGTTGTCTGAGTCAGATGCTTTTTCCCAATAGAACTTTGCTTCATAGTCAcatttggttttgttctgaaagtgCAAGGCAGTTCGTCCCAAAGCCTGCTGGATGTGATCGTAGAAATTTTCACTGTTACCTTGTAAAAGTTTGTGACTTGTGTTCTGCAAATGCTGGATGAGGTCTTCCTTCAGTTTCATGATGTCATTCTGTGTGTTGATCTGATCTGTGTGAAGAATCAGCCATAAACCCCATGATTCTTTCAAAGCATTCAGAGCTGGGTGATAGTCCATCTTAGTACAACGGGACTCAAAGTAACGAGGAACATCTTTAACTTTCACTTCAAAGAGATCAGTCTTTTCCTCTGTGCTGTAATGCTGATCAAAGTCACTAAGGAACTGACAAAATGTAGAGAAAAGCTCTTCTTTCATCTCAATTTCAACcagtttctctttctccatgTCCTTAATACGTTTACTCTCAAACTCTTCTCTGAGTTCCCGCATGATTTCAATGGAATGGCCCTGATAAGCCCGAGCAAGATGCTCATGGTTCAGTATTAGTTGGACCATGCCTGGTGTACCTTTTCGACCTGTGCGCCCAAACACCTGCTGTTCCACTCGGCGGTTGTTAGGAAAGTAGGTGAGTATCACGAAAAGACCACCATGTTGATTAACTTGCTTTGTAACCTTAATATCAGTCCCACGTCCTCCAAGGTTGGTGGTAATGATGATCTGTCCATCAGTGAACTCCTGATTCTCAATGCTGTGGCTTTCACTGTTTGTGTACATGGTAACTGGATGCTTGGTGCCTGctgttattttttcattaagGGCGTTTGCTGTGTTGACATCTTCACATACAACCAACACAACCTGACCCCTGTCAGAGACCTTTGAAACTGTGTCACAAAGCATCTGAATCCATTCATCAGTGCCTCCCATCACTTGCACTGCAGGCAGCTCAGTAACTTTTTTACGCTGATGAGCTGGTATGACATAACAGTCTGTTTTGTAGTGCCTTGTCAGGAAACACTTGTCTGCATCTCCTCCCAACGTTCCAGAAAGACCACATATTCCTTTCCCTCTGAGATATCTCTTGAAGAAACTCAGATTCGACATGTAGTTAGTCACATTTGATAAAGGTGATAAAGCTAACTGATGCTTCATCTCCAAAAACTGTTGCAGTCCATCTCCCCAGCGTTTGCTTTTCTCCAACATTCCACTGGCCTGAAAGTCCACTGGAGTTACTGTGTGATACATGTGTTGGTCTTCTTCACTAATATCCATTCCTTGAGCTCTGAGTGATTTCTCAATCATGTACTCTCTACCTTTTGTCATTTGAATGGCCTTCAGGGCATTCtcaacaaacactggcagttgCTTTTGCAAGTATTCCTCCATGAAAGGAGGGATCACAAGCGTGTTTTTCTCCGTGTCTGCATTTAAGTGACATTGCTTGGAATATTTAATTTTGGATGTCAGCTCTGTAACAATGGCTTCAACAAGATCTTTTTCAGACATGATCTCACAAGCTTTTCCATTGTCAAGTAGCAGCATGttgatgttttggtcagtttCAGGTTTTTGCTCTCCAAAAAATGCAGCTTTCCTGGTTTCTGATTGATATACATAACAGTTAAACACCACCTTTTTTTCCATTCCAATTTCAAGGACACTAAGCAGGTCATATTGTTGTTCCACTCCAGTTTTTGCCATGAGAGACTTCCATGTGTCATCATGCAAGGTTGCATTTTCCTCTTTCCCTTCACCTGCACTAACAGACGCCTTTAGATTTTCAAAGTCGTCCTCTGAGTAAAAACCCAATTCAATGCCTGGCAGCAAAATGTCCAGTGGTGAAAATGTATCAGATGTGTCAGAACCTATCATTGCGAGTAATGCAGCCGTATGAAAATTCTGGACTCTTGTTGCCCACATGGTCTCTCCAGTTTCTTCCATTTGAATAGGTCTACATGCTGAAGTCACAGCCCAAATGCTTGCAAGGACTTGCTCCAAATGCTGTAGACCTCTGGACTCATGAGAGAGAAATGTAATCTGAACTCCATTATCCAAGGTCATATAATCAACTTCATCCACAAGGACCATCTCAAAATTCCTTTCTCCTCGAGTCGTTTTCTTCTCAAACTCTTGTCTCAGTGTATCTGCTGCAAATGTTCCTACAGTACTGTAAACAACTTGTTTACTATATGCATCCTGGATCAGTTCTTCATGTTTTTCAGGTGGGGAATCATTTAAAGGTGGAGGAACGACAGATGATGTGATGCCAAACATGTTATACAGTTCCTTCCATTCTTCTAAATCACGGCAGGAAAGGACTGGCGAGCTTGTTACAAGATCCACATTTACACCACGAATTGCATGAATTGCAGCAAGCATGGCTAAAATACAGGACTTTCCTTCACCTGTCCCGATTTCAAGAAGACATCctgtatttgtttttgattttgaaagaaggaaaatgacCAGTGATGCAAGCTGAGTTAATCTTGGAAGATATCCTTCAATAACTGTTTTCTTTTCACCCTTCTGAAAGATGATAGTCGAGCACATTTTTACTGCAACTGACATCTTAATCAGCACTTGTTTGAGGACATCTCTGTCTGGATCATTGAAATCCAATGATTTTACCATCTTCTTCAAATCTTCAACTTCATTTTCACTGAGATCAGCTGTTGCAGTTTTTGGAAGCTTCTTTTCCAGATATAACAGGACATCCTCCAGGATAGTTAACACATTCTCAGGGAGGTTTTCATCATGCATTTCACTTAAAATGGTTTTAGCGTCTTTGTGTCTCTCATTGTAAACATGGGTTTGTAACATTCTGAGAGGATCAGATGTACACAAAGCTTTGAATACATTGCAGTACTTTAGCTTGTAGGTCTGTGCCATGTGAAGTAATGAGAACACTTGTTCAGTGGATTTCCCAGTGATGTTGTGCATAAAATCAGTTATTTCTCCTGGTGTCCACATGTTGTTGAACAAGATCTGACACAGAATTTCTTTACTCTGCATGGAGAGCTGCACATCTGTATAAAAAACGTTCTGCAGAAGTTTCCCTGCAAGTGATGGATGAGTGTCAATCAGCTGTTCAAGCACGCTGAGTAAAACGTCCCGGTCATATTGATGTTTGTGGTCATCCTCTGGCTCCTCAAAAACTACTTGCAGTACTGCTTCCAGGACTGACAGTCTGTCACTTAGAGGCAGAGTGTCATAATCAACTGCAGCATCAAACGAAAACATGCAGCTGCTGGACAGGTTGTGTTTCTTACAGAAGTCAACCATTATCTCATTTTGGAGGCATTTTATTCTGTCAGCTAATGGCTCTTCTGAGTCTttgatttcagtgattttataactgaACATGAGTTCACTGaatttcttttctgtttctgcacCCTGTaggaaaggaaaaataataataataatgaattgaGGAAATATAAATAAGGAAACAGAGTACTCTGCTGTGAGGTGTCAGGAAACAAACTAGTGTTGTTCTaattgtatccatccatccatccatccatccatccatccatccattttctaagccgcttctctgtcagggtcgcggggggtccTGGAGCCTATCCAGTCTTCAGgtggaagacaggatacaccctggacaggtcgccagtccatcgcagggcagacagacagtcactcacacacaggggcaatttagcacgtccaattggcctgactgcatgtctttggactgtgggaggaaaccggagaacccggaggaatcTGAACAATATTTTGCCCTGTCCAGGGAGTgttctgccttccacccagaaggataagtggcttagaaaatgtgtgtgtgtcaacaaTATATTCCTAACTTCACTGAATCCAACAAATTCTTATTATTTATAactgcatttgtgtttatttgtatttgttctgtTATATTGTTCTTAAATGCAAATTGACACATGctgatgaaataaacaaacaattttaaacaatttaatagCTCATTTACACAGTACTACATGCAACATAAATGAGTATAATTACAATGGTGTAGATGTAATTATGTCTGAGTTAATTTATTACATCCAGTTTTAAATGATGGATGTTGGGACAAAGCTGCTTGCcaaacatgaaaaacagaaactcTAATAATCAACACCTGAATAAGAAACTATGTTCTTAATATTTTCCCAAATCAATGTGTAAGTTTACAACACACTgtgaaactaaaaaaaaaaatacactgtatttgaAATATACTACTTTTCATGAAGGCTAATCAAACAGTTGCACAAACTAATTTTTTTATTGCCTTCATTTTATGGCACCCTTGACAGAACATTGCTAACCTATAataacttatttacatttacagcattttgctgacgctcttatccagagcgacttacaatttgatcattttatgcaggtaggcgaaggtggtgttaggagtcttgcccaaggattggcttattggtatagtgtagggtgcttgccctggtgggggattgaaccccagtctacagcgtagaaggcaacggtgttacccactacactatcccaacttttattattgtatttgcctgtaaacaagaaaacattaTCACAGGTACCTCGTCTCTTTCTACTGTATAGACTTCCAGTGGCTGTTGTATTATATGGGTTTGCTGATGGAAATCCTGGCCTCTTAGAATTTCTTTCTGCTTCAGTCTCTCACTGGCCTGAGAAAGACTCTTAGCAGATATTAAACTTTCTCTTTTAATCTGTTCTTCAATTCTTCTTTCCAGCTGACGCTGTGCCTGCCGTCGcttttcctcttgctctttctcccgTCttcgctctgcctctctctgtcgggcatcatcttcaagtttgcCTGTGTGGGGAAGAGAAAACGTTTTATTGGCATTTACAAGCGGGCAGAATGCATCCTGTTTGCACCTGAAGCTGGTGCAGAAGGCTTAGTACATCAGCTCATTGCTGCCCTCTCTGCAATACTTTTGGTGAGACTGTTacataattgattttttttattctataaaTTACATGATGTTCCTTGCATAACAAACTGTGTCACATTTATAGACAAAACAGGACTCAAATAATTGAGTCAGTTATATTTAGGTGGTGAAGGAATTTATTGTTTGAATTGTGATATACATTCTttttctgtgtgcatgtgctgaTATTTGTATTCTAGGCAGTCTATTTCTGTGGTTCTCCCTATATGGTTGTGTTGGTGACATCGGTTACTTGTCCTGTATGAGCGGTGCCTattcttggcatcagtccagctatataaTCGTGATATATCAACCAATGTGACTATAGGCAAGCTGGTTGTCTGTTGTCCTGCGCACACGACCAATAAACTTCACTGCAACAGACATTTGGCTGGTTCCCTGGATCCCAAGGGTTTCAAAATCTACAGTGGTGATTGGGTGAAGTTGCCTGTTAGTTTTTCTCAATTGCctgaacatttttgttcattcataGATCATATTCTCAAAACAATACTAACCAGCTGGCCAAAATAACGCATTTTCTGTACAACATAGACTGATCACCACAAAACAAAACCATCTTTTCCAACAAGCACTTcaacttacaaccccaattccaatgaagttgggccgttgtgtaaaagataaataaaaacacaatacaacgatttgcaaatccctttcaacctatatttaattgaatacactacaaagacaagatatttaatgttcaaaaagataaacgttattgtttttttgtaaatattcactcattttgaatttgaggccTACAACTCTTTCCAAAgaaggggcatgtttaccactgtgttacatcacctttccttttaataacactcaataagcgtttgggaactgaggacactgattgttgaagctttgtaggtggaattctttcccattcctgcttgatgtacagcttcagttgctcagcagtccggggggctccgctgtcgtattttgtgcttcataatgcgccacacattttcagtgggagacacgtctggactgcaggcaggccagtctagtacccgcactcttttactatgaagccacgctgttgtaacacgtgcagaatgtggcttggcatcgtcttgctgaaataagcctgacgtccctgaaaaagacgctgcttggatggcagcagatgttgctccacaacctgtatgtaccttccagcattaatggcgccttcacagatgtgcaagttacccatgccatgggcactaacccacccccacaccatcagagatgctggcttttgaacttt
This window of the Pygocentrus nattereri isolate fPygNat1 chromosome 2, fPygNat1.pri, whole genome shotgun sequence genome carries:
- the LOC119265435 gene encoding uncharacterized protein LOC119265435 — encoded protein: MIDHFSGSGSSILTTTFTQKLNNATGKAVGNLVARHKTQSFFDNQQHHYDLKSAKERKDESLSERKRNETESYANKITDEQHQATALELHVLTKSNLLEGKGICVTVVDSKGKLLSEETYTGSNPAAGTITLRLTKTPQNPQSERGKWEKFKSRIKGEMTPHSGHFDIVRSDASTLAVNSENQNCLFHAVIQATTNAPDHVVKEKAQELRSKVSKEIRSKPGKYVNAVKIQNMFNKTSSCNKFKIEGGVTEDDERNYKEYTENKMPQEIINEYKLGEVEEYEGLINMKKPTPRMVEADHIPPKSVLRDLCKLIDKKDTSVTSLKENKEFCEQVMKMKNDQNGKNQTCMNALYYDHRRALTTGSSTESNACRDLLKETFKSGNVVEGLKLSLMTAHPEVSDNIRSELGINRNFQTFEAGLTQNQRSQYYKDGYMKLAEAYSSKNIIDQNQKTELMGWIEQDRFLTDESLKNKMKAMITKRSRDP